A genomic region of Terriglobales bacterium contains the following coding sequences:
- a CDS encoding histidine kinase encodes MDRLVAINLLIQLGVAAAVASALVRSRTFKDLLFAEQRSLPQTLYLVLWIGMPFALGVVVRVTTPNFLAADLSFESSMLTGIIGGPLAGLLGGVLVSLPSAVHTEWINLPFCVFAGIVAGKMHDLTKDREDIWSFSPGIDLSIYRWIRRNLPRPKVDWQIAFFFLILALRFLKLELHRWQPNRIFSVDSGSMWIQVAIFAASVMCVAIPMKIWNNTRIEMKLEEQQRALLQARMEALQSQINPHFLFNTLNSVSSLVRFDPDTARDVIVKLANILRRLLRKGDAFVQLREEFEFIDDYLDIEVVRFGRDKLTVVKDLDPASLDVVVPSMILQPLVENSIKHGLAPKIEGGTIYLRSRLRDDGHVVVEVEDDGVGMGAANILEPPSGIGGSGIGMANIAERLRVLYGDSAKMVIDSGSIGGTLIRLNLPVLQAYDIGVSVSTAYSDARSSTPR; translated from the coding sequence ATGGATCGCCTTGTAGCCATCAACCTGCTGATCCAGCTTGGCGTCGCTGCCGCCGTGGCCAGCGCGCTGGTGCGCTCGCGCACCTTCAAAGACCTGCTTTTCGCCGAGCAACGCTCCCTGCCGCAAACCCTCTACCTCGTCCTCTGGATTGGCATGCCCTTCGCGCTTGGCGTGGTGGTACGGGTCACCACCCCGAATTTCCTGGCCGCCGACCTCTCGTTTGAAAGTTCCATGCTGACCGGGATCATTGGCGGGCCACTCGCCGGATTGCTGGGCGGGGTCCTGGTCTCGCTGCCCTCCGCCGTGCACACGGAATGGATCAACCTGCCGTTCTGCGTGTTCGCAGGCATCGTTGCCGGCAAGATGCACGACCTGACCAAGGACCGCGAGGACATCTGGTCCTTTTCCCCCGGCATTGACCTCAGCATTTATCGCTGGATTCGCCGCAACCTGCCGCGCCCCAAGGTGGACTGGCAGATCGCGTTCTTTTTTCTGATCCTCGCCCTGCGCTTCCTCAAGCTGGAACTTCACCGCTGGCAGCCGAACCGGATTTTCAGCGTCGACAGCGGCAGTATGTGGATCCAGGTCGCCATTTTCGCGGCCTCGGTGATGTGCGTCGCCATCCCGATGAAGATCTGGAACAACACGCGCATCGAGATGAAGTTGGAAGAGCAGCAGCGCGCGCTATTGCAGGCGCGCATGGAGGCCCTGCAGAGCCAGATCAACCCGCACTTCCTGTTCAATACCCTCAACTCGGTCTCGTCGCTGGTGCGCTTCGATCCCGACACTGCGCGTGACGTCATCGTGAAGCTCGCCAACATCCTGCGGCGACTGCTGCGCAAAGGCGACGCCTTCGTCCAGCTGCGCGAGGAGTTCGAATTCATCGACGATTACCTCGACATCGAGGTGGTGCGTTTCGGGCGCGACAAGCTGACCGTCGTCAAAGACCTCGATCCCGCCTCCCTCGATGTGGTCGTACCCAGCATGATCTTGCAGCCGCTGGTCGAAAACTCCATCAAGCACGGATTGGCGCCCAAGATCGAGGGCGGCACCATTTACCTGCGCAGCCGCCTGCGTGATGACGGGCACGTGGTGGTGGAGGTCGAGGACGACGGCGTGGGCATGGGCGCTGCCAACATCCTGGAGCCGCCCAGCGGGATCGGCGGCAGCGGCATCGGCATGGCCAACATCGCCGAGCGCTTGCGCGTGCTCTACGGGGATTCCGCCAAAATGGTGATTGATAGCGGCTCGATCGGCGGCACCCTCATTCGCCTGAACCTGCCGGTGCTGCAAGCCTACGACATCGGGGTCTCGGTCTCCACGGCTTACTCCGACGCCCGCTCCAGCACGCCGCGGTAG